In one window of Syngnathus scovelli strain Florida chromosome 20, RoL_Ssco_1.2, whole genome shotgun sequence DNA:
- the LOC125990123 gene encoding centrosomal protein of 128 kDa isoform X2, which translates to MDTSSGSDSCDRLRGHKSQGHEAHRRFARERGRASGRAGDGRTAEMSEKISTLCSTLQDTNRNLTKVDQMLGQYREHTDDQAEAMALLRDNLEESISQLQAQRLIRTNGVHSSVSASSLHSSDLDGCPRSDGKHIKSTSPRKDYAGTPGSRRRSHSACVRFKNSSLSGEDIHTLHQSLRDLRCDQRRLSVDLEREIVRRNRADVDTRIVIESLSDHVTPIQRHDSTLERHSFSEREDAVTSRLLNAEKEKTKIEYELERVQRQLTQSEDSRESLVQQVETMRGELQRTRMEKMELQKVWLQSSQPIPGNSAGREEGRLRDDSDMEKELAELRAQLRKVSVNSEVEELKNSLDRKERERIQLSIQLEGLSADLARREQQQVRMLEQLRDLQSRQQTERTETEELLQESTRSREELRAKAQKAVRQWRAKCNRLQKELEEARVHIQMHTDKAAQVAKEKEGSHTQLKALSQQVGAARRELAESLQRLALCEEELHRKDVALSESCQRQLALEQETREVKETSAGLQREVRRQSDNLARLEEENRRLVEQADTQISLSQRHQNKQAELQVTLSQMTSTHAQLAHRLTEAEASKKELQKVTAELQAKLAVVQEEPDTLRKQLRLEREVHQKELDNLKATIEEGKTKNKEVHDMLRLCRQQRDEIQSHLNDVQEGAVSEKKLCEVLRVKLDRMKDECDKLAAQLNAKEDAHALLDKKYQLLQLELDEVKSDMTVAELVRLEEKVAQMETEHEAILSSISYELDGALQGLPRNDFQATKKAGPVKDSSLWLAETKSKIRWLREEVQEHDTRGERLRMQHKHTRDELKALMQTRATDRDALLRRLDEQEKLLLSISAEKKELLERNRKKDEEMRSLQDRVLDLEMESRAATDYLKFIPEKQYLTDNFKDLEESQRQKEVVEQCYTKHKEIVWDLQHQLDESKRKIHECREEKLDATTRSMKLAVLASSMKSPSAFFNSSVRSDTLSPHKRLTTSDLDDPAVNMAKFLTDL; encoded by the exons ATGGACACATCCAGTGGATCGGATTCGTGCGACAGATTGCGTGGACACAAGTCGCAGGGTCACGAAGCCCACCGTAGATTTGCACGGGAAAGAGGCCGAGCTAGTGGGCGAGCAGGTGATGGCCGAACAGCTGAGATGTCAGAGAAGATCAGCACACTGTGCAGCACTTTGCAG GATACTAATCGGAACTTGACCAAGGTGGACCAGATGCTGGGCCAGTACAGGGAGCATACCGACGACCAGGCTGAGGCCATGGCTTTG CTTCGTGATAACCTGGAGGAGTCCATCAGTCAGTTGCAGGCACAGAGGCTGATAAGAACCAATGGTGTTCATAGCAGTGTTTCTGCCTCCAGCCTGCACTCCAGTGACCTGGACGGTTGCCCTAGATCAG ATGGCAAACATATCAAGTCGACTTCCCCACGAAAAGACTACGCAGGAACGCCAGGGAGCAGGAGGAGGTCTCACTCGGCTTGTGTTCGCTTCAAGAATAGCAGCTTGTCAGGAGAAGAT ATCCACACACTGCACCAGTCCTTGAGGGATCTGCGCTGCGACCAGCGGAGACTGTCAGTGGACCTGGAACGAGAAATCGTCAGGAGAAATAG GGCTGATGTCGACACCAGGATTGTGATCGAGAGCCTCTCTGATCATGTGACCCCTATACAGCGGCATGACTCT ACTTTGGAGCGACACAGTTTCAGCGAGAGAGAGGACGCCGTGACGTCCAGACTACTGAACGCAGAAAAGGAAAAGACCAAG ATAGAGTATGAGCTTGAGAGAGTTCAACGACAACTGACTCAGtcggaggacagcagagagtcgCTGGTTCAAcag GTGGAGACGATGCGAGGCGAGCTGCAGCGGACCAGGATGGAGAAGATGGAGCTTCAGAAGGTCTGGCTGCAGTCTAGTCAGCCTATTCCTGGCAACTCTGCAGGCAGGGAGGAGGGAAGATTACGAG ACGATTCAGACATGGAGAAAGAGTTGGCGGAACTCCGAGCTCAACTGCGTAAGGTATCAGTCAACAGTGAGGTTGAGGAGCTCAAGAATTCATTGGACCGCAAGGAGAGAGAACGGATCCAGCTGAGTATCCAATTGGAG GGCTTGTCTGCAGACTTGGCAAGACGGGAGCAACAACAAGTGCGAATGCTTGAACAGCTGAGGGATTTACAG AGCCGACAGCAGACAGAGAGGACTGAGACTGAGGAGTTACTCCAGGAGAGCACAAGGAGCAGAGAAGAACTAAGGGCCAAGGCCCAAAAGGCCGTGCGTCAATGGAGGGCAAAGTGCAATCGACTCCAGAAGGAACTGGAGGAAGCTCGGGTTCACATTCAGATGCACACTGACAAAGCAGCACAG GTAGCCAAAGAAAAGGAGGGTTCCCACACCCAGCTAAAGGCGCTGAGCCAGCAAGTTGGAGCTGCCCGCAGAGAGCTGGCTGAAAGCCTACAACGTTTGGCCCTGTGTGAAGAGGAGCTTCACCGCAAGGATGTGGCGCTCTCCGAGAGCTGCCAGCGCCAACTGGCTCTAGAGCAGGAAACCCGGGAG GTGAAGGAGACCTCGGCTGGTCTTCAAAGAGAAGTTCGGCGGCAGTCGGACAACCTGGCAAGACTGGAGGAAGAGAATCGGAGGCTTGTAGAACAAGCCGACACGCAAATAAGTCTCAGTCAGAGACACCAGAATAAACAGGCGGAGCTCCAGGTTACGCTGAGTCAAATGACCTCAACTCATGCTCAGCTAGCACACCGTTTGACTGAGGCGGAAGCTTCCAAGAAGGAGCTTCAGAAGGTCACAGCAGAATTGCAGGCCAAGCTGGCCGTGGTTCAGGAAGAGCCGGACACGTTGAGGAAACAGCTGCGGCTCGAGAGAGAGGTTCATCAGAAGGAGCTGGACAACCTGAAGGCCACGATTGAAGAAGGCAAGACGAAGAACAAAGAAGTGCACGacatgctccgactctgccgtcaGCAGCGAGATGAAATCCAGTCACATCTAAATGACGTTCag GAAGGCGCGGTGTCGGAGAAGAAGTTATGCGAGGTGCTACGCGTCAAGTTGGACAGGATGAAGGATGAGTGTGACAAGCTGGCTGCACAGCTCAACGCAAAAGAGGATGCACACGCACTCCTCGATAAAAAATACCAGCTGCTTCAACTGGAACTGGATGAA GTCAAGTCAGATATGACAGTAGCAGAACTTGTCAGACTGGAAGAGAAAGTGGCCCAGATGGAAACAGAACATGAGGCCATTCTTTCTTCCATTAGTTATGAACTAGATGGAGCTCTCCAAGGTCTCCCAAGGAATGACTTCCAG GCAACTAAAAAAGCTGGACCAGTAAAAGACTCCTCCCTTTGGCTAGCGGAGACAAAG TCCAAGATACGCTGGCTGCGTGAGGAGGTGCAGGAGCATGACACAAGAGGAGAACGACTTAGGATGCAGCACAAGCACACTAGGGATGAGCTGAAGGCTCTCATGCAGACTCGGGCCACAGACCGAGATGCTCTCTTGCGACGGCTGGACGAACAAGAAAAACTGCTGCTCTCGATCAGCGCTGAAAAAAAAG AGCTGCTGGAGAGGAATCGCAAGAAGGATGAAGAAATGAGAAGCCTGCAG GATCGTGTTTTGGATCTTGAGATG GAATCAAGAGCAGCAACGGACTACTTGAAGTTCATCCCAGAGAAGCAATATCTGACAGACAATTTCAAAGACTTAGAG GAATCACAACGGCAAAAAGAGGTGGTCGAGCAGTGCTACACTAAACACAAAGAAATCGTCTGGGACCTGCAGCACCAGCTTGATGAGTCGAAACGTAAAATCCATGAGTGCAGG GAGGAGAAATTAGACGCCACTACCAGAAGTATGAAACTTGCTGTTCTGGCTTCCTCTATGAAGAGCCCCAGTGCATTTTTTAACAGCTCTGTGAGATCCGATACACTGT cTCCACACAAACGCCTGACCACTTCCGACTTGGACGACCCCGCAGTCAACATGGCCAAATTCCTCACAGATCTTTGA
- the LOC125990123 gene encoding centrosomal protein of 128 kDa isoform X1 yields MDTSSGSDSCDRLRGHKSQGHEAHRRFARERGRASGRAGDGRTAEMSEKISTLCSTLQDTNRNLTKVDQMLGQYREHTDDQAEAMALLRDNLEESISQLQAQRLIRTNGVHSSVSASSLHSSDLDGCPRSDGKHIKSTSPRKDYAGTPGSRRRSHSACVRFKNSSLSGEDIHTLHQSLRDLRCDQRRLSVDLEREIVRRNRADVDTRIVIESLSDHVTPIQRHDSTLERHSFSEREDAVTSRLLNAEKEKTKIEYELERVQRQLTQSEDSRESLVQQVETMRGELQRTRMEKMELQKVWLQSSQPIPGNSAGREEGRLRDDSDMEKELAELRAQLRKVSVNSEVEELKNSLDRKERERIQLSIQLEGLSADLARREQQQVRMLEQLRDLQSRQQTERTETEELLQESTRSREELRAKAQKAVRQWRAKCNRLQKELEEARVHIQMHTDKAAQVAKEKEGSHTQLKALSQQVGAARRELAESLQRLALCEEELHRKDVALSESCQRQLALEQETREVKETSAGLQREVRRQSDNLARLEEENRRLVEQADTQISLSQRHQNKQAELQVTLSQMTSTHAQLAHRLTEAEASKKELQKVTAELQAKLAVVQEEPDTLRKQLRLEREVHQKELDNLKATIEEGKTKNKEVHDMLRLCRQQRDEIQSHLNDVQEGAVSEKKLCEVLRVKLDRMKDECDKLAAQLNAKEDAHALLDKKYQLLQLELDEVKSDMTVAELVRLEEKVAQMETEHEAILSSISYELDGALQGLPRNDFQQATKKAGPVKDSSLWLAETKSKIRWLREEVQEHDTRGERLRMQHKHTRDELKALMQTRATDRDALLRRLDEQEKLLLSISAEKKELLERNRKKDEEMRSLQDRVLDLEMESRAATDYLKFIPEKQYLTDNFKDLEESQRQKEVVEQCYTKHKEIVWDLQHQLDESKRKIHECREEKLDATTRSMKLAVLASSMKSPSAFFNSSVRSDTLSPHKRLTTSDLDDPAVNMAKFLTDL; encoded by the exons ATGGACACATCCAGTGGATCGGATTCGTGCGACAGATTGCGTGGACACAAGTCGCAGGGTCACGAAGCCCACCGTAGATTTGCACGGGAAAGAGGCCGAGCTAGTGGGCGAGCAGGTGATGGCCGAACAGCTGAGATGTCAGAGAAGATCAGCACACTGTGCAGCACTTTGCAG GATACTAATCGGAACTTGACCAAGGTGGACCAGATGCTGGGCCAGTACAGGGAGCATACCGACGACCAGGCTGAGGCCATGGCTTTG CTTCGTGATAACCTGGAGGAGTCCATCAGTCAGTTGCAGGCACAGAGGCTGATAAGAACCAATGGTGTTCATAGCAGTGTTTCTGCCTCCAGCCTGCACTCCAGTGACCTGGACGGTTGCCCTAGATCAG ATGGCAAACATATCAAGTCGACTTCCCCACGAAAAGACTACGCAGGAACGCCAGGGAGCAGGAGGAGGTCTCACTCGGCTTGTGTTCGCTTCAAGAATAGCAGCTTGTCAGGAGAAGAT ATCCACACACTGCACCAGTCCTTGAGGGATCTGCGCTGCGACCAGCGGAGACTGTCAGTGGACCTGGAACGAGAAATCGTCAGGAGAAATAG GGCTGATGTCGACACCAGGATTGTGATCGAGAGCCTCTCTGATCATGTGACCCCTATACAGCGGCATGACTCT ACTTTGGAGCGACACAGTTTCAGCGAGAGAGAGGACGCCGTGACGTCCAGACTACTGAACGCAGAAAAGGAAAAGACCAAG ATAGAGTATGAGCTTGAGAGAGTTCAACGACAACTGACTCAGtcggaggacagcagagagtcgCTGGTTCAAcag GTGGAGACGATGCGAGGCGAGCTGCAGCGGACCAGGATGGAGAAGATGGAGCTTCAGAAGGTCTGGCTGCAGTCTAGTCAGCCTATTCCTGGCAACTCTGCAGGCAGGGAGGAGGGAAGATTACGAG ACGATTCAGACATGGAGAAAGAGTTGGCGGAACTCCGAGCTCAACTGCGTAAGGTATCAGTCAACAGTGAGGTTGAGGAGCTCAAGAATTCATTGGACCGCAAGGAGAGAGAACGGATCCAGCTGAGTATCCAATTGGAG GGCTTGTCTGCAGACTTGGCAAGACGGGAGCAACAACAAGTGCGAATGCTTGAACAGCTGAGGGATTTACAG AGCCGACAGCAGACAGAGAGGACTGAGACTGAGGAGTTACTCCAGGAGAGCACAAGGAGCAGAGAAGAACTAAGGGCCAAGGCCCAAAAGGCCGTGCGTCAATGGAGGGCAAAGTGCAATCGACTCCAGAAGGAACTGGAGGAAGCTCGGGTTCACATTCAGATGCACACTGACAAAGCAGCACAG GTAGCCAAAGAAAAGGAGGGTTCCCACACCCAGCTAAAGGCGCTGAGCCAGCAAGTTGGAGCTGCCCGCAGAGAGCTGGCTGAAAGCCTACAACGTTTGGCCCTGTGTGAAGAGGAGCTTCACCGCAAGGATGTGGCGCTCTCCGAGAGCTGCCAGCGCCAACTGGCTCTAGAGCAGGAAACCCGGGAG GTGAAGGAGACCTCGGCTGGTCTTCAAAGAGAAGTTCGGCGGCAGTCGGACAACCTGGCAAGACTGGAGGAAGAGAATCGGAGGCTTGTAGAACAAGCCGACACGCAAATAAGTCTCAGTCAGAGACACCAGAATAAACAGGCGGAGCTCCAGGTTACGCTGAGTCAAATGACCTCAACTCATGCTCAGCTAGCACACCGTTTGACTGAGGCGGAAGCTTCCAAGAAGGAGCTTCAGAAGGTCACAGCAGAATTGCAGGCCAAGCTGGCCGTGGTTCAGGAAGAGCCGGACACGTTGAGGAAACAGCTGCGGCTCGAGAGAGAGGTTCATCAGAAGGAGCTGGACAACCTGAAGGCCACGATTGAAGAAGGCAAGACGAAGAACAAAGAAGTGCACGacatgctccgactctgccgtcaGCAGCGAGATGAAATCCAGTCACATCTAAATGACGTTCag GAAGGCGCGGTGTCGGAGAAGAAGTTATGCGAGGTGCTACGCGTCAAGTTGGACAGGATGAAGGATGAGTGTGACAAGCTGGCTGCACAGCTCAACGCAAAAGAGGATGCACACGCACTCCTCGATAAAAAATACCAGCTGCTTCAACTGGAACTGGATGAA GTCAAGTCAGATATGACAGTAGCAGAACTTGTCAGACTGGAAGAGAAAGTGGCCCAGATGGAAACAGAACATGAGGCCATTCTTTCTTCCATTAGTTATGAACTAGATGGAGCTCTCCAAGGTCTCCCAAGGAATGACTTCCAG CAGGCAACTAAAAAAGCTGGACCAGTAAAAGACTCCTCCCTTTGGCTAGCGGAGACAAAG TCCAAGATACGCTGGCTGCGTGAGGAGGTGCAGGAGCATGACACAAGAGGAGAACGACTTAGGATGCAGCACAAGCACACTAGGGATGAGCTGAAGGCTCTCATGCAGACTCGGGCCACAGACCGAGATGCTCTCTTGCGACGGCTGGACGAACAAGAAAAACTGCTGCTCTCGATCAGCGCTGAAAAAAAAG AGCTGCTGGAGAGGAATCGCAAGAAGGATGAAGAAATGAGAAGCCTGCAG GATCGTGTTTTGGATCTTGAGATG GAATCAAGAGCAGCAACGGACTACTTGAAGTTCATCCCAGAGAAGCAATATCTGACAGACAATTTCAAAGACTTAGAG GAATCACAACGGCAAAAAGAGGTGGTCGAGCAGTGCTACACTAAACACAAAGAAATCGTCTGGGACCTGCAGCACCAGCTTGATGAGTCGAAACGTAAAATCCATGAGTGCAGG GAGGAGAAATTAGACGCCACTACCAGAAGTATGAAACTTGCTGTTCTGGCTTCCTCTATGAAGAGCCCCAGTGCATTTTTTAACAGCTCTGTGAGATCCGATACACTGT cTCCACACAAACGCCTGACCACTTCCGACTTGGACGACCCCGCAGTCAACATGGCCAAATTCCTCACAGATCTTTGA